The Apium graveolens cultivar Ventura chromosome 6, ASM990537v1, whole genome shotgun sequence genome contains a region encoding:
- the LOC141667217 gene encoding UDP-galactose/UDP-glucose transporter 4-like isoform X1 produces the protein MKIKPGICFGFRFLIDPHGSNFLSALQASSLVISLMAFASYGWYFTFVQGFVYILLLYAQGFTPKQMVNPWRTYVKLSAVLMGSHGLTKGSLAFLNYPAQIMFKSTKVLPVMVMGAFIPGLRRKYPLREYISALLLVVGLIIFTLADANTSPNFSVIGVVMVSSALIMDAFLGNLQEAIFTMNPETTQKEMLFCSTVVGLPFLVPPMILTGELFTAWKSCSQHPYVYGVLVFEAMATFIGQVSVLLLIAIFGAANTALITTARKAVTLLLSYLIFTKPLTELHGIGLLLISTGIILKLVPSNKPSSRIPISNVNSMHEKPVLTEEKRPILTIEEAEHEE, from the exons ATGAAGATCAAGCCAGGTATCTGTTTTGGATTTCGCTTTCTGATAGACCCACATGGCAGCAATTTCTTATCTGCTCTTCAGGCTTCTTCTTTGGTTATCTCGTTAATGGCATTTGCGAG CTATGGGTGGTATTTTACTTTCGTACAAGGCTTTGTATACATATTGTTGTTATACGCGCAGGGGTTCACCCCCAAGCAAATGGTGAACCCATGGAGAACATATGTTAAGCTCTCTGCTGTTTTAATGGGATCTCATGGATTAACAAAAGGGTCTTTAGCGTTTCTTAATTATCCAGCGCAGATTATGTTTAAATCCACAAAG GTACTTCCTGTAATGGTGATGGGTGCTTTTATTCCTGGTTTGAGAAGAAAGTACCCGCTCCGTGAATATATCTCTGCCCTCCTTCTAGTTGTTGGTTTGATCATCTTCACGTTAGCGGATGCCAATACGTCTCCTAATTTCAGTGTCATTGGTGTTGTGATGGTATCTAGTGCTCTCATAATGGATGCATTCCTGGGGAATCTGCAAGAAGCAATTTTTACCATGAATCCTGAAACCACACAG AAGGAGATGTTATTTTGTTCAACAGTGGTTGGGTTGCCCTTCCTAGTTCCGCCCATGATTCTAACTGGAGAATTGTTCACAGCCTGGAAGTCTTGTTCTCAG CATCCATATGTATACGGAGTATTAGTGTTTGAAGCTATGGCCACATTCATTGGACAAGTCTCTGTTCTATTACTGATTGCAATATTTGGGGCTGCCAACACTGCCTTG ATAACAACTGCAAGAAAGGCTGTGACTTTATTGTTATCATATTTGATTTTCACAAAGCCGCTTACAGAACTCCATGGGATAGGGCTACTCCTCATCTCAACAGGGATAATCTTGAAGCTGGTGCCATCGAACAAGCCTTCTTCGCGTATTCCAATATCAAATGTCAATAGCATGCATGAAAAACCCGTCTTAACTGAAGAAAAAAGGCCAATACTAACTATAGAAGAGGCTGAACATGAAGAGTAG
- the LOC141667217 gene encoding UDP-galactose/UDP-glucose transporter 2-like isoform X3, with product MRSNEDQARYLFWISLSDRPTWQQFLICSSGFFFGYLVNGICECRAEDSDMKSETYADRFEEYVYNRLQFSYGWYFTFVQGFVYILLLYAQGFTPKQMVNPWRTYVKLSAVLMGSHGLTKGSLAFLNYPAQIMFKSTKVLPVMVMGAFIPGLRRKYPLREYISALLLVVGLIIFTLADANTSPNFSVIGVVMVSSALIMDAFLGNLQEAIFTMNPETTQKEMLFCSTVVGLPFLVPPMILTGELFTAWKSCSQHPYVYGVLVFEAMATFIGQVSVLLLIAIFGAANTALITTARKAVTLLLSYLIFTKPLTELHGIGLLLISTGIILKLVPSNKPSSRIPISNVNSMHEKPVLTEEKRPILTIEEAEHEE from the exons ATGAGGAGCAATGAAGATCAAGCCAGGTATCTGTTTTGGATTTCGCTTTCTGATAGACCCACATGGCAGCAATTTCTTATCTGCTCTTCAGGCTTCTTCTTTGGTTATCTCGTTAATGGCATTTGCGAG TGTAGGGCAGAGGACAGTGATATGAAGAGTGAGACGTACGCAGACCGTTTTGAG GAATATGTATACAATAGACTACAATTTAG CTATGGGTGGTATTTTACTTTCGTACAAGGCTTTGTATACATATTGTTGTTATACGCGCAGGGGTTCACCCCCAAGCAAATGGTGAACCCATGGAGAACATATGTTAAGCTCTCTGCTGTTTTAATGGGATCTCATGGATTAACAAAAGGGTCTTTAGCGTTTCTTAATTATCCAGCGCAGATTATGTTTAAATCCACAAAG GTACTTCCTGTAATGGTGATGGGTGCTTTTATTCCTGGTTTGAGAAGAAAGTACCCGCTCCGTGAATATATCTCTGCCCTCCTTCTAGTTGTTGGTTTGATCATCTTCACGTTAGCGGATGCCAATACGTCTCCTAATTTCAGTGTCATTGGTGTTGTGATGGTATCTAGTGCTCTCATAATGGATGCATTCCTGGGGAATCTGCAAGAAGCAATTTTTACCATGAATCCTGAAACCACACAG AAGGAGATGTTATTTTGTTCAACAGTGGTTGGGTTGCCCTTCCTAGTTCCGCCCATGATTCTAACTGGAGAATTGTTCACAGCCTGGAAGTCTTGTTCTCAG CATCCATATGTATACGGAGTATTAGTGTTTGAAGCTATGGCCACATTCATTGGACAAGTCTCTGTTCTATTACTGATTGCAATATTTGGGGCTGCCAACACTGCCTTG ATAACAACTGCAAGAAAGGCTGTGACTTTATTGTTATCATATTTGATTTTCACAAAGCCGCTTACAGAACTCCATGGGATAGGGCTACTCCTCATCTCAACAGGGATAATCTTGAAGCTGGTGCCATCGAACAAGCCTTCTTCGCGTATTCCAATATCAAATGTCAATAGCATGCATGAAAAACCCGTCTTAACTGAAGAAAAAAGGCCAATACTAACTATAGAAGAGGCTGAACATGAAGAGTAG
- the LOC141667217 gene encoding UDP-galactose/UDP-glucose transporter 2-like isoform X4 has translation MRSNEDQARYLFWISLSDRPTWQQFLICSSGFFFGYLVNGICEEYVYNRLQFSYGWYFTFVQGFVYILLLYAQGFTPKQMVNPWRTYVKLSAVLMGSHGLTKGSLAFLNYPAQIMFKSTKVLPVMVMGAFIPGLRRKYPLREYISALLLVVGLIIFTLADANTSPNFSVIGVVMVSSALIMDAFLGNLQEAIFTMNPETTQKEMLFCSTVVGLPFLVPPMILTGELFTAWKSCSQHPYVYGVLVFEAMATFIGQVSVLLLIAIFGAANTALITTARKAVTLLLSYLIFTKPLTELHGIGLLLISTGIILKLVPSNKPSSRIPISNVNSMHEKPVLTEEKRPILTIEEAEHEE, from the exons ATGAGGAGCAATGAAGATCAAGCCAGGTATCTGTTTTGGATTTCGCTTTCTGATAGACCCACATGGCAGCAATTTCTTATCTGCTCTTCAGGCTTCTTCTTTGGTTATCTCGTTAATGGCATTTGCGAG GAATATGTATACAATAGACTACAATTTAG CTATGGGTGGTATTTTACTTTCGTACAAGGCTTTGTATACATATTGTTGTTATACGCGCAGGGGTTCACCCCCAAGCAAATGGTGAACCCATGGAGAACATATGTTAAGCTCTCTGCTGTTTTAATGGGATCTCATGGATTAACAAAAGGGTCTTTAGCGTTTCTTAATTATCCAGCGCAGATTATGTTTAAATCCACAAAG GTACTTCCTGTAATGGTGATGGGTGCTTTTATTCCTGGTTTGAGAAGAAAGTACCCGCTCCGTGAATATATCTCTGCCCTCCTTCTAGTTGTTGGTTTGATCATCTTCACGTTAGCGGATGCCAATACGTCTCCTAATTTCAGTGTCATTGGTGTTGTGATGGTATCTAGTGCTCTCATAATGGATGCATTCCTGGGGAATCTGCAAGAAGCAATTTTTACCATGAATCCTGAAACCACACAG AAGGAGATGTTATTTTGTTCAACAGTGGTTGGGTTGCCCTTCCTAGTTCCGCCCATGATTCTAACTGGAGAATTGTTCACAGCCTGGAAGTCTTGTTCTCAG CATCCATATGTATACGGAGTATTAGTGTTTGAAGCTATGGCCACATTCATTGGACAAGTCTCTGTTCTATTACTGATTGCAATATTTGGGGCTGCCAACACTGCCTTG ATAACAACTGCAAGAAAGGCTGTGACTTTATTGTTATCATATTTGATTTTCACAAAGCCGCTTACAGAACTCCATGGGATAGGGCTACTCCTCATCTCAACAGGGATAATCTTGAAGCTGGTGCCATCGAACAAGCCTTCTTCGCGTATTCCAATATCAAATGTCAATAGCATGCATGAAAAACCCGTCTTAACTGAAGAAAAAAGGCCAATACTAACTATAGAAGAGGCTGAACATGAAGAGTAG
- the LOC141667217 gene encoding UDP-galactose/UDP-glucose transporter 4-like isoform X2, with product MKSETYADRFEEYVYNRLQFSYGWYFTFVQGFVYILLLYAQGFTPKQMVNPWRTYVKLSAVLMGSHGLTKGSLAFLNYPAQIMFKSTKVLPVMVMGAFIPGLRRKYPLREYISALLLVVGLIIFTLADANTSPNFSVIGVVMVSSALIMDAFLGNLQEAIFTMNPETTQKEMLFCSTVVGLPFLVPPMILTGELFTAWKSCSQHPYVYGVLVFEAMATFIGQVSVLLLIAIFGAANTALITTARKAVTLLLSYLIFTKPLTELHGIGLLLISTGIILKLVPSNKPSSRIPISNVNSMHEKPVLTEEKRPILTIEEAEHEE from the exons ATGAAGAGTGAGACGTACGCAGACCGTTTTGAG GAATATGTATACAATAGACTACAATTTAG CTATGGGTGGTATTTTACTTTCGTACAAGGCTTTGTATACATATTGTTGTTATACGCGCAGGGGTTCACCCCCAAGCAAATGGTGAACCCATGGAGAACATATGTTAAGCTCTCTGCTGTTTTAATGGGATCTCATGGATTAACAAAAGGGTCTTTAGCGTTTCTTAATTATCCAGCGCAGATTATGTTTAAATCCACAAAG GTACTTCCTGTAATGGTGATGGGTGCTTTTATTCCTGGTTTGAGAAGAAAGTACCCGCTCCGTGAATATATCTCTGCCCTCCTTCTAGTTGTTGGTTTGATCATCTTCACGTTAGCGGATGCCAATACGTCTCCTAATTTCAGTGTCATTGGTGTTGTGATGGTATCTAGTGCTCTCATAATGGATGCATTCCTGGGGAATCTGCAAGAAGCAATTTTTACCATGAATCCTGAAACCACACAG AAGGAGATGTTATTTTGTTCAACAGTGGTTGGGTTGCCCTTCCTAGTTCCGCCCATGATTCTAACTGGAGAATTGTTCACAGCCTGGAAGTCTTGTTCTCAG CATCCATATGTATACGGAGTATTAGTGTTTGAAGCTATGGCCACATTCATTGGACAAGTCTCTGTTCTATTACTGATTGCAATATTTGGGGCTGCCAACACTGCCTTG ATAACAACTGCAAGAAAGGCTGTGACTTTATTGTTATCATATTTGATTTTCACAAAGCCGCTTACAGAACTCCATGGGATAGGGCTACTCCTCATCTCAACAGGGATAATCTTGAAGCTGGTGCCATCGAACAAGCCTTCTTCGCGTATTCCAATATCAAATGTCAATAGCATGCATGAAAAACCCGTCTTAACTGAAGAAAAAAGGCCAATACTAACTATAGAAGAGGCTGAACATGAAGAGTAG